One genomic window of Staphylococcus hsinchuensis includes the following:
- a CDS encoding ABC transporter ATP-binding protein yields MSLQINHVTKKYKNFTAVNDISLSLEKGKMLGFLGRNGAGKTTTFRMILGLTPITDGTITYNNRPINKTIHNRIGYLPEERGLHPKMKVYDELRYLAKLKGMNATEINENIDYWLKRFGIEENRNKKIDSLSKGNQQKIQLLASMLHQPELLILDEPFSGLDPVNVALLKSAVKDLNDKGTTIIYSSHRMEHVEELCDDVCILDKGELVVSGPIDQVKANHDKKNVIIETDYEMKEIEDLEGILNIKRTKREIEVLIESEEVAERIYEIVTNYGFVKRFQVREPSLNEIFIEKVGGAHE; encoded by the coding sequence ATGTCTTTGCAAATCAATCATGTCACAAAAAAGTATAAAAATTTTACGGCAGTTAATGATATTTCATTATCGTTAGAAAAAGGGAAAATGCTTGGATTTTTGGGAAGAAATGGGGCAGGTAAGACAACGACATTTAGAATGATATTAGGTTTGACACCTATTACTGATGGCACGATTACATATAACAACCGTCCTATAAATAAAACGATACATAATAGAATTGGTTATTTACCTGAAGAACGCGGGTTGCATCCTAAAATGAAAGTCTACGATGAGTTGCGATATCTTGCTAAGTTAAAAGGGATGAATGCCACAGAAATAAATGAAAATATCGATTATTGGCTCAAACGTTTTGGTATTGAAGAAAATAGAAATAAAAAAATAGATTCATTATCTAAAGGTAATCAACAGAAGATACAGTTACTGGCAAGTATGTTACACCAACCAGAGTTATTGATTTTAGATGAACCTTTTAGCGGATTGGATCCTGTAAATGTAGCATTACTTAAGTCTGCGGTTAAAGACTTAAACGATAAGGGTACAACTATTATTTATAGTTCTCATCGTATGGAACATGTTGAAGAACTTTGTGATGATGTGTGTATATTAGATAAAGGCGAATTAGTTGTATCAGGGCCCATTGACCAAGTTAAAGCGAATCATGATAAGAAAAATGTCATTATTGAAACAGATTACGAAATGAAAGAAATTGAAGATTTAGAAGGTATTTTAAACATTAAACGCACGAAAAGGGAAATCGAAGTATTGATAGAATCTGAAGAAGTTGCTGAACGTATTTATGAAATTGTAACTAATTATGGATTTGTAAAACGATTCCAAGTTCGTGAGCCATCACTGAACGAAATATTTATTGAGAAAGTAGGTGGGGCGCATGAGTAA
- a CDS encoding transcriptional regulator, translating to MITIEKYDIRKLEDYIKHVEQYRIELATTHEDDKRKANLKNVVEGMDKIIKESDDDTLDMMRLRYWECPIGCNEWVDIADYFGTSKTSILRRRNALIFQLAENIGYV from the coding sequence ATGATAACTATTGAGAAATACGATATAAGGAAGTTAGAGGATTATATTAAGCATGTAGAACAGTATAGAATAGAGCTTGCAACGACGCATGAAGATGATAAACGCAAGGCCAATCTTAAGAATGTTGTTGAGGGCATGGATAAGATAATAAAAGAATCTGACGATGATACATTAGACATGATGCGATTAAGATACTGGGAATGTCCCATTGGTTGCAATGAATGGGTTGATATCGCTGATTACTTTGGTACGAGTAAAACAAGTATATTAAGGCGACGTAATGCATTGATATTTCAATTAGCTGAGAATATTGGATATGTTTAA
- a CDS encoding terminase small subunit yields the protein MAKLTNRQEKFAVEYLKTFNATQSAIKAGYSENTARVSGSRLLHTDKVKDFINEHKEKMINEDILQANAVLYLLSRTAVGETMDTRAFVLRKGEFMENPTTKKSEIVYNDHIEKIEVPAKLSDRNRALELLGKYHALYTDKKEIQGDTPILISIGEWDEEYEKQIDNTYPNATKIIDDIPDNN from the coding sequence ATGGCAAAATTAACGAATAGGCAAGAAAAATTTGCTGTTGAGTATCTTAAGACGTTCAATGCAACCCAATCAGCAATTAAGGCAGGGTACAGCGAAAACACTGCTAGAGTTTCAGGAAGTAGGTTATTGCATACGGATAAGGTTAAAGACTTCATTAATGAGCATAAAGAAAAAATGATAAATGAAGATATCTTACAAGCTAATGCAGTCCTTTATTTGCTATCACGTACAGCAGTCGGCGAAACAATGGACACAAGAGCCTTTGTATTGCGAAAAGGGGAATTTATGGAGAATCCAACCACGAAAAAATCAGAGATAGTGTATAATGACCATATTGAAAAAATTGAAGTCCCTGCTAAATTATCAGACCGTAATAGAGCCCTTGAGTTGCTTGGGAAGTACCACGCTTTATATACGGATAAAAAAGAAATTCAAGGCGATACACCTATTTTAATAAGCATAGGAGAATGGGACGAAGAATATGAAAAACAAATAGATAACACTTATCCTAATGCTACGAAAATTATAGATGATATACCTGATAATAATTAA
- a CDS encoding pathogenicity island protein, whose amino-acid sequence MKTQHLFDEYDEFVNNQTQNIANLEQERNSLRKENDQNQQEYKRLVANGEDDEADKLYSTIANNDDKIKAMTKRLNMKKEVSQEARDRKTVELIKHQAELPHLYNDEKQDVLNKLQDVVEEYNALMDKVNDINERYRDEHREFVLLYNHEHIHEKESLRRELNPYFREGYYSDYINKGADLPFINMKNNKLQFKKGV is encoded by the coding sequence GTGAAAACGCAACATTTATTTGATGAGTATGATGAATTTGTAAATAACCAAACTCAAAACATTGCAAACCTTGAGCAAGAACGCAATAGCTTGAGAAAAGAGAACGACCAGAACCAACAAGAATATAAGCGATTAGTTGCTAATGGTGAAGATGATGAGGCTGATAAACTTTATTCAACGATTGCAAACAATGATGATAAAATTAAAGCAATGACAAAACGTTTAAACATGAAAAAAGAAGTGTCACAAGAGGCTAGAGATAGAAAAACGGTTGAATTAATTAAACATCAGGCCGAATTACCACATTTATACAATGATGAAAAACAAGACGTGTTAAACAAGTTACAAGACGTTGTTGAAGAATATAACGCATTGATGGACAAAGTGAATGACATTAATGAACGTTACAGAGATGAGCACCGTGAATTTGTTTTATTATACAATCACGAACATATCCACGAAAAAGAATCATTAAGACGTGAATTAAACCCATACTTTAGAGAGGGTTATTACAGTGACTATATAAATAAAGGTGCAGATTTACCATTTATCAATATGAAAAATAATAAACTTCAATTTAAAAAAGGGGTGTAA
- a CDS encoding HK97-gp10 family putative phage morphogenesis protein, translated as MGKSNSFDGLINHLDSMLNSVDDDADEILERNARELTIEAQKNAKSVMNKGYWTGTLARMIEDTKSGHLNYEVTSNAHYSAYLEYGTRYMEPETFMFPAYQKIQKSIQSDFKKIFG; from the coding sequence ATGGGTAAAAGTAATAGCTTTGATGGTTTAATTAATCATTTAGATTCTATGCTTAATAGTGTCGATGATGATGCTGATGAAATATTAGAACGTAATGCCAGAGAATTAACGATTGAGGCTCAAAAGAATGCTAAAAGTGTCATGAACAAAGGTTATTGGACGGGTACCCTTGCCCGAATGATTGAAGATACTAAATCAGGTCATCTAAATTATGAAGTAACCTCAAACGCACATTATTCAGCATATCTTGAATATGGGACAAGATACATGGAACCAGAAACATTTATGTTCCCAGCTTATCAAAAGATACAAAAAAGTATTCAATCTGATTTCAAAAAAATATTCGGTTAA
- a CDS encoding pathogenicity island protein produces the protein MSTTKEVPTRYLQVYNIIDNTPDTYITNKKIINILGLEYNANTERWLRQVINELVELYRYPIGCSYKKYARGYYIIRTPEQKEEAMRSIRVQINGSLKRYDALKEMEIMEVV, from the coding sequence TTGTCAACGACTAAAGAAGTACCTACTAGATATTTACAGGTTTACAATATTATTGATAATACACCAGACACATATATTACTAATAAAAAAATCATTAACATCTTAGGTCTGGAATATAATGCAAATACTGAAAGATGGCTTAGGCAGGTTATTAATGAGCTTGTGGAACTATACAGATATCCAATCGGTTGCAGTTATAAGAAGTACGCACGAGGCTATTACATCATACGCACACCAGAGCAAAAAGAAGAGGCTATGCGAAGTATTCGAGTGCAAATAAATGGAAGCTTAAAACGTTATGACGCTTTGAAAGAAATGGAGATTATGGAAGTAGTATAG
- a CDS encoding bifunctional DNA primase/polymerase → MSGYHVAKHLLNKEIQIIPLDVYKKPIVAFKDIEIDSQFIESNQHLYESTHVLGVLARGLWCVDIDVNHTDNENGFDSLKEIPYYDEFVNNMNNTLVQTTASGGKHVIFKKRNDIKYSQKINYLPSVDIKAHYNTYFVLAGSRTNKGTYTHNGNDVTHYNGKFEKRIFSKRGNYEKQLMERFSVNNVLPHYDFTDFKGGGKGGEGKRAYKRIIEGTSSFRNDDLFKAVSYAVQYNVDIEPLRILIGDNKNGDVLTADQWERTVESAKNSNTPRLR, encoded by the coding sequence TTGTCAGGTTATCATGTTGCAAAACATTTATTAAATAAAGAAATTCAAATTATACCCTTAGATGTATATAAAAAACCCATAGTAGCCTTTAAGGATATCGAGATAGATTCACAGTTTATTGAGAGTAATCAACACTTATATGAAAGTACGCATGTACTTGGTGTTCTTGCTCGTGGTTTATGGTGTGTCGATATTGATGTTAATCATACAGATAATGAAAATGGGTTCGATAGCCTCAAAGAAATACCTTATTACGATGAGTTTGTTAACAATATGAATAATACGTTAGTACAAACAACAGCGAGTGGAGGTAAGCACGTCATATTTAAAAAGCGAAATGATATCAAATATAGTCAGAAAATCAATTACTTACCTTCTGTTGATATCAAAGCTCATTATAATACCTATTTTGTACTTGCTGGCAGTCGCACAAACAAGGGTACTTACACGCATAATGGAAACGATGTTACACATTATAATGGAAAGTTTGAAAAGCGTATTTTTTCTAAACGGGGCAATTATGAAAAACAATTAATGGAGCGATTCTCAGTTAATAATGTACTACCTCATTACGATTTTACGGACTTTAAAGGAGGTGGTAAAGGAGGAGAAGGGAAACGAGCTTATAAACGTATTATAGAAGGTACTAGTAGTTTTAGAAATGATGACCTCTTCAAAGCAGTATCTTACGCTGTTCAATATAATGTTGATATCGAACCCTTACGCATATTGATAGGAGATAATAAGAATGGCGATGTATTGACTGCAGACCAATGGGAAAGGACTGTAGAGAGTGCCAAAAACTCAAACACCCCACGACTTAGATAA
- a CDS encoding phage resistance protein: MDEVSLYKKHVKFHQTLDNVDSPNLSKIKEISKRIHFASISSEKQIFNNLGNVYHTEKSDYGDYISNLTIDYIIIPKNIGCVYGQVNTKNVEQDGNDEKKATFKNSRFNNYARFIVDLMTHKVVFSKVLQCFVIAKNNTYEKVDETSFLLNYPVDKKHQIDDFLKIMIEIYQEHFSDEHDYKILQYSFAGNDWIYNCDSLEYKKHTPKPKELYALKYDVDKKDINTSIVKDFFDSFTDSEESKNNVRLLHAYAMFRKMNLIHAEKWFLLKDFGRTGKGLFIETLKKLLKVNRVNFDSLLAGGFEASNEWLKFYGTDVAHANETGEISPKMMRILRKIATGETITGRGIGSNSYKFDNSSVLILDTNESVDTGEITANTSRTVKIAFKDRPKDETVDERHKIFKPYWDFIKPNNENSEIASVSFLIASLEYLKEIGKEFIFNHVTLKNYFSEDDLTETQIVILQTLAKQGFIPAGDETLRPLIEEDYKNLKNKRAKEDMKKIGVVVNKQKKIEGINAKVHLIGNPVLFNLALKLLKES, translated from the coding sequence ATGGATGAAGTTTCATTATATAAGAAACATGTTAAGTTTCATCAAACATTAGATAATGTGGATTCTCCCAACTTATCTAAAATTAAAGAAATAAGCAAGCGAATACATTTTGCGTCTATTAGTTCAGAAAAACAAATATTTAATAATTTGGGCAACGTTTACCACACAGAAAAATCAGATTACGGGGATTATATAAGTAATCTCACTATAGATTATATCATAATTCCTAAAAACATTGGGTGTGTTTATGGGCAAGTGAACACTAAAAATGTTGAACAAGATGGCAATGATGAAAAGAAAGCAACATTTAAAAATAGTAGATTTAACAACTACGCTAGATTTATCGTTGATTTAATGACACATAAAGTTGTTTTTTCAAAAGTGTTGCAATGTTTTGTTATAGCGAAGAATAACACCTACGAAAAAGTAGACGAAACTAGTTTTTTACTAAATTATCCAGTAGACAAGAAACATCAGATAGATGATTTTTTAAAAATTATGATTGAAATATATCAAGAGCATTTCAGCGATGAGCATGATTATAAGATATTGCAATATTCGTTTGCTGGTAATGACTGGATTTATAATTGTGATTCATTAGAATACAAAAAACATACACCGAAACCGAAAGAATTATATGCCTTGAAATACGATGTGGATAAAAAAGACATCAATACTAGCATAGTCAAAGATTTCTTTGATTCATTTACTGATAGCGAAGAGAGTAAAAACAATGTAAGGCTATTACACGCCTATGCGATGTTTCGTAAAATGAACCTTATTCATGCAGAAAAATGGTTCTTACTTAAAGATTTCGGACGAACTGGAAAAGGATTATTTATAGAAACATTAAAAAAGTTATTGAAGGTCAATCGTGTTAACTTTGATAGTTTATTAGCTGGTGGCTTTGAGGCCTCTAACGAATGGTTGAAATTTTACGGAACTGATGTAGCTCACGCTAATGAAACGGGAGAAATTTCCCCGAAAATGATGCGTATATTAAGAAAAATAGCGACTGGTGAAACGATTACTGGTAGAGGTATCGGGAGTAATTCATATAAGTTTGATAATAGTTCAGTTCTTATATTAGATACTAATGAAAGTGTAGATACTGGGGAAATAACTGCTAATACTTCCCGAACTGTAAAAATTGCATTTAAAGACAGACCGAAAGATGAAACTGTAGACGAAAGACACAAGATATTTAAACCATATTGGGATTTTATTAAACCGAATAATGAAAATTCAGAAATAGCCTCAGTATCATTTTTGATTGCAAGTTTAGAATACCTTAAAGAGATTGGAAAAGAATTCATTTTTAATCATGTAACATTAAAAAATTACTTTAGTGAAGATGATTTAACTGAAACACAGATTGTTATTTTACAGACATTAGCAAAACAAGGTTTTATCCCTGCCGGAGATGAAACATTACGACCTTTGATTGAAGAAGATTATAAAAACTTGAAAAATAAGCGAGCTAAAGAAGATATGAAAAAAATCGGTGTTGTGGTCAATAAACAAAAAAAGATTGAAGGAATTAATGCGAAAGTACATCTAATTGGTAACCCTGTTCTTTTTAACCTTGCATTAAAATTACTAAAAGAATCATAA
- a CDS encoding DUF1474 family protein produces the protein MNQAHFELENIKIRLETLKDKISDVVQAHQWLIEDVYTCTADELIASKEESESYLLAYEESRIQHNHTEQLLISYLNDFDAIIKNVEQLDAKNTLSDESLATESDNA, from the coding sequence ATGAATCAAGCACATTTTGAACTAGAAAATATCAAAATTAGATTGGAAACACTTAAGGATAAAATTAGCGATGTAGTTCAAGCACATCAATGGCTTATTGAAGATGTTTATACTTGTACTGCTGATGAACTCATAGCAAGTAAAGAAGAGAGTGAAAGCTATTTATTAGCGTATGAGGAAAGCAGGATACAACACAATCATACTGAACAGCTTTTAATAAGTTATCTCAATGATTTTGATGCAATTATCAAAAACGTTGAGCAATTAGACGCAAAAAATACGCTATCTGATGAAAGTTTGGCGACTGAATCAGATAACGCATAA
- a CDS encoding helix-turn-helix domain-containing protein, which translates to MPHTKLQDIPTKQNTAVEPEQVVFYPKFAQPKALGQVFGISTSTVRRYLKQWEDDNKGVQDLYFYLSPTLKVINIQKFEEYFKKCNKEWL; encoded by the coding sequence ATGCCACATACAAAACTGCAAGATATACCAACAAAACAAAATACAGCAGTCGAACCCGAGCAAGTTGTATTTTATCCAAAGTTCGCACAACCGAAAGCATTAGGGCAAGTGTTCGGAATTTCAACGAGTACGGTAAGACGTTATTTAAAGCAATGGGAGGACGATAACAAAGGAGTTCAAGATTTATATTTTTATCTTTCTCCAACATTGAAAGTCATTAATATTCAAAAGTTTGAGGAGTATTTTAAGAAATGCAACAAGGAGTGGTTATAA
- a CDS encoding helix-turn-helix transcriptional regulator, whose product MNKIAGYRKMLGKTQDSMAEEFGISTQSYRMKENGKTNFNINEMTLFRDMLRKKLFPKITIDEIFFS is encoded by the coding sequence ATGAACAAAATAGCTGGTTATCGAAAAATGTTAGGAAAAACACAAGATTCAATGGCTGAAGAATTTGGAATATCTACACAGTCATACAGAATGAAAGAGAACGGAAAAACAAACTTTAATATTAATGAAATGACCTTATTTAGAGATATGTTAAGAAAAAAACTTTTTCCAAAAATTACCATTGATGAAATTTTTTTTAGTTAG
- a CDS encoding helix-turn-helix transcriptional regulator, with protein MDKIGVGKRIKNIRLELGQSMTKFGETIDKNKSVKSGVVSNWENGKQLPNKKRLQKIAELGNVSVDYLLHGLDDKTLKVGKEFYNHLIDMYPNTTHDGKALRFFDVNKRNDLIIRGINAVFNDPLYSEEVHTIDDIDGLFNYCWPMLNIFVNEYEREHISNPNLIHSIRRKVLQILRDLEKYDSEKKIMTIEPNTNKFPELSDSIINVNAINNLDPNLLKDMHDLFTNLYRILDKYEMKYPDLDTLKDYPQFYEIRENNTKKLFTNDLIKTIQLSKSQDIESFITKNIDDILREYQTNRKE; from the coding sequence TTGGATAAAATTGGAGTGGGCAAAAGAATCAAAAATATACGCCTTGAACTTGGACAATCCATGACTAAATTCGGTGAAACTATTGATAAAAATAAATCTGTTAAGTCTGGCGTTGTATCAAATTGGGAAAATGGTAAGCAATTACCTAATAAAAAAAGACTTCAAAAAATTGCCGAACTTGGTAATGTAAGTGTCGATTATTTATTACATGGTTTAGATGATAAAACTCTAAAAGTCGGAAAAGAATTTTACAACCATTTAATAGATATGTATCCAAATACTACGCATGACGGTAAGGCATTACGCTTTTTTGACGTAAATAAAAGAAATGACTTGATTATAAGAGGTATAAACGCAGTTTTTAATGACCCTCTATATAGTGAGGAAGTACATACGATAGATGATATTGATGGACTATTTAATTATTGTTGGCCTATGCTAAACATATTTGTAAATGAATACGAACGTGAACACATATCTAATCCAAACCTAATACATTCAATTAGGCGTAAGGTTCTGCAAATTTTAAGAGATTTAGAAAAATATGACAGTGAAAAGAAAATAATGACGATTGAACCAAATACAAATAAGTTCCCTGAATTAAGCGATTCAATTATAAATGTGAATGCTATAAATAATTTAGACCCAAATCTATTAAAAGATATGCATGATTTATTTACTAATTTATATAGAATTTTAGATAAATATGAAATGAAATACCCCGATTTAGATACATTAAAAGACTACCCACAATTTTATGAAATAAGAGAAAATAACACTAAAAAATTATTCACTAACGATTTAATTAAAACAATTCAGCTAAGTAAATCGCAAGATATTGAATCATTTATAACTAAAAACATCGACGATATTCTAAGAGAATACCAAACGAATAGAAAGGAGTGA